A section of the Scomber scombrus chromosome 24, fScoSco1.1, whole genome shotgun sequence genome encodes:
- the LOC133976439 gene encoding cyclin-T2-like has product MAVHRGPSTKWLFTREQLENTPSRRTGIEADRELSYRQQAANLIQDIGQRLNVSQLIINTAIVYMHRFYMIHSFTKFHRNIISQTTLFLAAKVEEQPRKLEHVIKIAHACINPQETALDTKSNAFQQQAQELVALETIVLQTLGFEITIDHPHTDVVRCSQLVRASKDLAQTSYFMATNSLHLTTFCLQYRPTVVACVCIHLACKWSNWEIPVSTDGKHWWEYVDRTVTLQLLDELTHEFLQILEKTPSRLKRIRNWRAIQAAKKPKTDGSSVDSPFQGTSLDSLSGVNNSFFPSTSSSDSSDMPSLNSIAAPFSSYQPMSDPSKSCDYDPFPQVAHSDFTVVKHEQKSAGGSGSKNQQLAANAAAFSRPQKVLTLEKYREKHAAELAMQNGGKDEPGTDMYAPPPALTSSHHHKKRSQSQQAGQSGEGRREKSSSKKARMPPSFSENGSATSEELKMRIKVSSERHGGSEQGGSLPVKDKHKEHSSHRHSKHGHSHAYSLSGNSRGTIENASLSIRAPGNDGSSSGSSRKRPHSDAANHNHHHHSSKSGRSSKGGNGSSHYATESNQRMMEHHGHDGTNGMLTSNGQHTDYKDTFDMLDSLLSAQGMNL; this is encoded by the exons ATGGCGGTGCACCGGGGACCCTCCACGAAATGGCTCTTCACCCGGGAGCAGCTGGAAAACACGCCGTCTCGACGCACCGGGATAGAGGCTGACAGGGAGCTCTCTTACCGGCAGCAGGCCGCCAACTTAATCCAAGATATCGGCCAGAGACTCAACGT CTCCCAACTAATAATCAACACTGCTATAGTATATATGCACAGGTTTTATATGATCCACTCCTTCACCAAATTCCATAGAAAT ATCATTTCCCAAACTACATTGTTCCTGGCAGCTAAAGTTGAGGAGCAGCCCAGGAAGCTGGAGCATGTCATTAAAATAGCCCATGCTTGCATTAACCCTCAAGAGACTGCCCTAGACACTAAGAGCAAT gcATTCCAACAGCAGGCACAAGAGCTGGTAGCACTGGAAACAATAGTGCTGCAGACTCTGG GTTTTGAAATAACAATTGATCATCCACACACAGATGTTGTGAGGTGTTCCCAGCTAGTGCGAG CAAGCAAGGATTTGGCTCAGACTTCCTATTTCATGGCTACCAACAG TTTGCACCTCACCACCTTCTGCCTGCAGTACAGACCCACAGTCGTGGCGTGCGTGTGCATCCACCTGGCCTGCAAGTGGTCCAACTGGGAGATCCCCGTGTCTACAGATGGCAAGCACTGGTGGGAGTACGTGGACCGCACCGTAACGTTACAGCTGCTGGATG AGCTCACACACGAGTTCCTTCAGATCCTGGAAAAGACGCCCAGCAGACTGAAGAGGATACGAAACTGGAGG gccATTCAAGCAGCAAAGAAGCCAAAGACAGACGGCTCGTCAGTGGACAGTCCCTTCCAGGGGACGTCTTTAGACAGCCTCTCTGGTGTCAACAACTCCTTCTTCCCCTCCACCTCATCGTCAGACTCCTCAGATATGCCCTCCCTGAACTCCATCGCTGCCCCTTTCTCCTCCTACCAGCCCATGAGCGACCCATCAAAGAGCTGTGACTATGATCCGTTCCCCCAGGTCGCCCACTCAGACTTCACAGTGGTCAAACACGAACAGAAATCAGCCGGCGGCTCCGGTAGTAAAAACCAGCAGCTCGCCGCGAACGCCGCCGCTTTTTCACGGCCGCAGAAAGTTTTGACTCTGGAAAAGTACAGAGAGAAACACGCGGCGGAGCTGGCTATGCAGAACGGCGGGAAGGATGAGCCGGGCACAGACATGTACGCTCCTCCTCCGGCTCTCACATCCTCTCATCACCACAAGAAACGTTCTCAGTCGCAGCAGGCCGGCCAGTCGGGAGAAGGCAGGAGAGAAAAATCCAGCTCCAAAAAGGCTCGGATGCCCCCTTCCTTCTCCGAGAACGGCTCGGCCACCAGCGAGGAGCTCAAGATGAGAATCAAAGTTTCGTCGGAGCGTCACGGAGGCTCGGAGCAGGGCGGTAGCCTACCCGTAAAAGACAAGCACAAAGAGCACAGCAGCCACCGCCACTCTAAACACGGCCACTCACACGCTTATTCCCTCAGCGGAAACAGCAGAGGGACAATAGAAAACGCCTCCTTATCTATACGAGCCCCCGGCAACGACGGGAGCTCCTCCGGCTCGTCTCGGAAGAGGCCTCACTCGGACGCCgccaaccacaaccaccaccaccactcgtCCAAGAGCGGAAGGAGCTCCAAAGGGGGCAACGGCTCATCCCACTACGCGACAGAGAGCAACCAGAGGATGATGGAGCACCACGGCCACGACGGCACCAACGGCATGCTGACGTCTAACGGCCAACACACTGACTACAAAGACACTTTTGACATGCTGGACTCTTTACTAAGTGCCCAAGGAATGAACTTGTAA